One window of the Agrobacterium larrymoorei genome contains the following:
- a CDS encoding methyltransferase domain-containing protein — protein MDILFDPDLIKRHRERAWQLGDRQAHFLLDIAADEIADRIAIVERHFDAAIELHGATGVTARRVMETGKVGSMTRIETSEDFLGREAKAKVASLEDLALDPASANLVISPLSLHLTNDTPGTLIQIRKALKPDGLFLAALPGSGTLQELRDVLLATEVELLGGASPRVIPFADVRDIGALLQRAGFALPVTDTETYTVRYDSIFPLMRDLRAMGMANPLKGRSRIPLTRRFFMRAAELYAERYSDPDGRIRATFSIIYMSGWAPHESQQKPLKPGSANVRLADALKAKSS, from the coding sequence ATGGACATTCTCTTCGACCCCGATCTCATCAAACGGCATCGCGAGCGCGCATGGCAGCTCGGAGATCGCCAGGCTCATTTTCTGCTGGATATAGCGGCAGACGAAATTGCCGACCGGATTGCCATTGTCGAGCGGCATTTCGATGCAGCAATCGAGCTTCACGGCGCAACGGGCGTTACCGCTCGTCGGGTCATGGAGACAGGTAAGGTGGGCTCGATGACCCGCATCGAGACCAGTGAGGATTTTCTTGGCCGTGAGGCGAAGGCGAAGGTCGCATCCCTTGAAGATTTAGCGCTAGATCCTGCATCCGCCAATCTCGTTATCTCGCCATTGTCTTTGCATTTGACCAATGACACACCGGGAACGCTGATCCAGATCCGCAAGGCACTCAAGCCGGATGGCCTGTTTCTGGCCGCCCTTCCCGGCAGCGGCACGCTGCAGGAACTTCGCGACGTTCTTCTGGCGACAGAGGTGGAACTGCTTGGCGGCGCAAGCCCACGCGTCATCCCCTTTGCCGATGTGCGCGATATCGGTGCGCTCTTGCAGCGCGCCGGATTTGCCTTGCCGGTCACGGATACGGAAACCTATACGGTGCGCTACGATTCCATCTTCCCTTTGATGCGCGACCTGCGCGCCATGGGAATGGCAAACCCGCTTAAGGGCCGCAGCCGCATTCCGCTTACCCGCCGCTTCTTCATGCGTGCAGCGGAGCTTTACGCGGAACGGTACAGCGATCCGGACGGTCGGATCAGGGCGACCTTCTCCATCATCTACATGTCCGGCTGGGCACCGCATGAGAGCCAGCAGAAGCCGCTGAAACCAGGTTCGGCCAATGTCAGGCTTGCGGATGCGCTAAAGGCAAAAAGCTCCTGA
- a CDS encoding Flp family type IVb pilin, with translation MYGKHNIWRYFRNFAADKRGATAVEYGLLIGIIGGALILGLTNVRDGLLGVFTAVVNALNSAMSS, from the coding sequence TTGTACGGGAAACATAATATCTGGCGTTACTTTCGGAATTTTGCAGCCGACAAGCGCGGCGCGACCGCAGTGGAATATGGTCTTCTGATCGGCATCATTGGCGGCGCCTTGATCCTCGGGCTGACAAATGTGCGCGACGGTCTTCTGGGTGTCTTCACCGCGGTTGTCAACGCGCTGAACAGCGCCATGTCATCCTGA
- the mutT gene encoding 8-oxo-dGTP diphosphatase MutT → MDEPLKKILLVAACALVDQDGRILLAQRPEGKSLAGLWEFPGGKVEQGETPEETLVRELNEELGITTKIACLAPLTFASHTYETFHLLMPLYVCRRYEGIPHGREGQTVKWVRPQALRDYPMPPADEPLIPYLQDLL, encoded by the coding sequence ATGGATGAGCCGCTCAAGAAGATCCTGCTGGTTGCGGCCTGTGCCCTCGTGGATCAGGATGGGCGGATACTTTTGGCCCAGAGACCTGAGGGCAAGTCGCTTGCTGGGCTCTGGGAGTTTCCCGGCGGCAAGGTGGAGCAGGGCGAAACGCCTGAAGAGACATTGGTGCGTGAACTGAACGAAGAGCTGGGCATTACCACCAAGATTGCATGCCTCGCACCGCTCACCTTTGCCAGCCACACCTACGAGACATTTCATCTCTTAATGCCGCTGTATGTCTGCCGTCGCTATGAAGGCATACCGCATGGCCGGGAAGGGCAGACCGTTAAATGGGTCAGGCCACAGGCTTTGCGCGATTACCCTATGCCGCCCGCCGACGAGCCTCTCATTCCTTATCTTCAGGACCTCCTCTAA
- a CDS encoding GNAT family N-acetyltransferase: MHSSAVNLPLVRRLEAVSFRAWPASSVIYDGSWQIRLTGSHPSKRINCVVPLDPSDYGNCGVRLEKARRRFEDFGRPLIIRETTLMPSELRAHLYDNGWTVFEEVKVMTADLVHAELPETMAHLPTHDIGRFVEASLKVGNEDPSLRSPIAEIVSSIKPNLGLFIKEEVEGDPHATVICVQDNDLAGLLSLEVASAARRKGVGREILTSALRWARISGAKTAWLQVVSTNVPALALYETFGFEEAYTYRYWGKDDP; encoded by the coding sequence ATGCATAGCAGTGCCGTCAATTTGCCGCTCGTTCGCCGTCTGGAGGCGGTGAGCTTTCGTGCTTGGCCGGCTTCATCGGTCATCTATGACGGCAGTTGGCAGATCCGGCTGACGGGCTCGCATCCATCCAAGCGCATCAACTGCGTCGTGCCCCTGGACCCTTCCGATTACGGCAATTGCGGTGTGCGGCTTGAAAAGGCGCGCAGACGATTCGAGGATTTCGGCAGACCGCTGATCATTCGCGAAACAACGCTTATGCCTTCAGAATTGAGGGCTCATCTCTACGACAATGGCTGGACTGTTTTCGAAGAGGTGAAGGTGATGACGGCTGACCTCGTCCATGCCGAATTACCGGAGACGATGGCTCATCTTCCCACTCATGACATCGGCCGGTTCGTTGAAGCGAGTCTCAAGGTGGGGAATGAAGACCCATCCCTCCGCTCGCCGATTGCCGAGATCGTCAGTTCGATCAAGCCCAATCTCGGCCTCTTCATCAAGGAAGAGGTGGAGGGTGATCCACACGCCACCGTTATCTGCGTTCAGGACAATGATCTCGCAGGTCTTCTGTCGCTCGAAGTGGCGAGTGCAGCGCGCCGCAAAGGCGTGGGCCGTGAAATTCTGACCTCTGCACTGCGTTGGGCTCGGATCAGCGGCGCAAAGACCGCGTGGCTGCAGGTCGTCTCGACCAATGTGCCGGCGCTCGCTCTTTATGAGACGTTCGGTTTCGAAGAGGCCTATACCTATCGCTATTGGGGCAAGGACGACCCGTGA